The following are from one region of the Halodesulfurarchaeum sp. HSR-GB genome:
- a CDS encoding tubulin/FtsZ family protein: MKLAMIGIGQAGGKILDKFLEYDERTDSGIVRSAIAVNTAKADLMGLEKVPEDNRVLIGQSRVKGHGVGADNELGAEIAEEDIDEIQGAIDNIPVHEVDAFLIIAALGGGTGSGGAPVLAKHLKRIYTEPVYGIGVLPGKDEGGIYTLNAARSFQTFVSEVDNLLVFDNDAWRKSGESIQGGYDEINEEIVTRFGILFGAGEVTGSGDVGESVVDSSEIINTLAGGGVSTIGYASETVENSGSSGGFLSKITGSGGSETEDSANTTNRITSLVRKAALGRLTLPCEIEGTERALLVVAGPSSYLNRKGIERGRKWLEEQTGSMEVRGGDYPVGDSSQVAAVTLLSGVTNVPRIKELQGKAVEAQENMDDIRQESEAALQDLVEDEDDELEPLF; this comes from the coding sequence ATGAAACTCGCAATGATCGGGATCGGCCAGGCGGGGGGCAAGATACTCGACAAGTTCCTCGAGTACGACGAGCGAACTGACTCGGGGATCGTCCGGTCCGCAATCGCGGTCAACACCGCGAAGGCCGACCTCATGGGGCTGGAGAAGGTCCCGGAGGACAACCGGGTACTGATCGGGCAGTCCCGGGTGAAGGGACACGGGGTCGGAGCGGACAACGAACTCGGCGCGGAGATCGCCGAGGAGGACATCGACGAGATCCAGGGCGCGATCGACAACATACCGGTACACGAGGTCGACGCGTTTCTCATCATCGCCGCGCTGGGCGGCGGAACCGGGAGTGGGGGCGCACCGGTGCTCGCAAAGCACCTCAAGCGCATCTACACCGAACCGGTCTACGGGATCGGCGTCCTGCCGGGCAAGGACGAGGGCGGCATCTACACGCTGAACGCGGCCCGGTCCTTCCAGACGTTCGTCAGCGAGGTGGACAACCTCCTCGTGTTCGACAACGACGCCTGGCGCAAGTCCGGGGAGTCCATCCAGGGCGGCTACGACGAGATCAACGAGGAGATCGTCACCCGCTTTGGCATCCTCTTCGGGGCCGGCGAGGTCACCGGGAGCGGCGACGTGGGGGAGAGTGTCGTCGACTCCAGTGAGATCATCAACACGCTTGCTGGAGGCGGCGTCTCGACCATCGGCTATGCGTCCGAGACCGTCGAGAACTCCGGTTCGAGCGGCGGTTTCCTCTCGAAGATCACCGGGAGCGGGGGTTCGGAAACCGAGGACTCGGCGAACACGACCAACCGGATCACGAGTCTCGTCCGGAAGGCCGCACTGGGACGGCTTACCCTGCCCTGTGAGATCGAGGGGACCGAACGGGCACTGCTGGTCGTGGCCGGCCCGTCCAGTTACCTCAACCGGAAGGGCATCGAGCGCGGCCGGAAGTGGCTCGAAGAGCAGACCGGCAGCATGGAGGTCCGGGGTGGGGACTACCCCGTAGGCGACTCCTCGCAGGTCGCGGCGGTCACGCTGCTCTCCGGGGTCACGAACGTGCCACGCATCAAGGAACTCCAGGGCAAGGCCGTCGAGGCCCAGGAGAACATGGACGACATCCGGCAGGAAAGCGAAGCGGCCTTACAGGACTTGGTGGAAGACGAGGACGATGAACTCGAGCCACTATTCTAA
- a CDS encoding DUF4398 domain-containing protein: MNSSHYSKLAIAAVLLAVVAAGPAAAVSVSDATAPDSVEVGSTVDVTYTVEDLYTNYNEWSLEGATELESVTWTVTTYDLSDSQLDKQQYNGQEFSHALDKEGDVAMVEVRLQGTVPEWSNWSYDPAQSITLADFTESQTGGAENDLLTSTARPYTESSQSARTALDDATAAIQDAEDAGVDVTEATDRLDNAQSAFNSGNFENAQDLAGDAQESAESAQQQSQRTSTLLMIGGVVLVLAILAGVGYWYLSNRETYDKLG; encoded by the coding sequence ATGAACTCGAGCCACTATTCTAAACTCGCGATCGCTGCGGTGCTCCTCGCGGTCGTCGCGGCCGGCCCGGCCGCGGCGGTGTCAGTGAGCGACGCCACGGCTCCAGACTCCGTCGAGGTCGGCTCGACGGTCGACGTGACCTACACGGTCGAGGACCTCTATACCAACTACAACGAGTGGAGCCTGGAGGGGGCGACCGAACTCGAGTCGGTCACCTGGACGGTGACGACCTACGATCTCAGCGACAGTCAACTCGACAAACAGCAGTACAACGGCCAGGAGTTCAGCCACGCCCTCGACAAGGAGGGTGACGTGGCGATGGTCGAAGTGCGACTCCAGGGCACGGTTCCCGAGTGGTCGAACTGGTCGTATGACCCGGCCCAGTCGATCACGCTGGCTGACTTCACCGAGAGCCAGACCGGCGGCGCGGAGAACGACCTGCTAACCTCGACGGCGCGTCCGTATACTGAATCGAGTCAGTCCGCCCGGACCGCCCTCGACGATGCGACCGCGGCGATCCAGGACGCCGAGGACGCCGGTGTCGACGTGACCGAGGCCACCGACCGCCTCGATAACGCCCAGTCCGCGTTCAACTCCGGCAACTTCGAGAACGCGCAGGACCTCGCGGGCGACGCCCAGGAGAGTGCCGAGTCCGCCCAGCAGCAAAGCCAGCGGACGAGCACGCTGCTCATGATCGGCGGCGTCGTGCTGGTGCTCGCGATCCTCGCCGGTGTCGGCTACTGGTATCTCTCCAACCGGGAGACCTACGACAAACTCGGCTAG
- the cofC gene encoding 2-phospho-L-lactate guanylyltransferase, translating into MRACIPFDATTPKRRLGSALSASERVDFAIAMLRDVLQAMAPTELEPTVIATEKPDATLPAPIRVDDRPLDAVIEDAIEAETPVAVVMADLPLVEPESLARLQATAGDVVLAPGRGGGTNAMLVRTDSFSVDYHGASIRDHRRIAAARALDVSEIDSFRLGTDVDEPADLIEVLLHGGPHSVAWLREAGFRIETTAGRPTVTRGPPGST; encoded by the coding sequence ATGCGGGCCTGTATTCCGTTCGACGCGACCACCCCCAAGCGACGGCTCGGTTCGGCACTTTCCGCCTCCGAGCGTGTGGACTTCGCGATCGCGATGTTGCGTGACGTGCTGCAGGCGATGGCGCCCACCGAACTGGAACCGACCGTGATTGCGACTGAAAAACCCGACGCGACGTTGCCGGCCCCGATTCGAGTGGATGATCGCCCCCTTGATGCGGTGATCGAGGATGCTATCGAGGCGGAGACCCCCGTTGCGGTCGTCATGGCCGACCTGCCACTCGTCGAGCCGGAATCACTGGCTCGCCTGCAGGCGACCGCCGGTGACGTGGTCCTGGCCCCGGGGCGCGGGGGCGGGACGAACGCGATGCTCGTCCGGACGGACTCGTTCTCGGTCGATTATCACGGCGCGTCGATCCGTGATCACCGCCGAATCGCCGCGGCACGAGCCCTCGACGTAAGCGAGATCGATTCCTTCCGGCTGGGGACCGACGTGGACGAACCCGCGGATCTGATCGAGGTGTTGCTCCACGGCGGTCCTCACAGTGTGGCCTGGCTCCGGGAGGCGGGGTTCCGGATCGAGACGACCGCGGGCCGCCCGACGGTGACGAGAGGCCCTCCGGGTAGCACTTAA
- the cofG gene encoding 7,8-didemethyl-8-hydroxy-5-deazariboflavin synthase subunit CofG → MFPAAGLDLSIDQSAVESLLAVEPTAVDPPETVTVARNVFLPLTTACRYACGYCTFYDPPGAADLLDPEAVRSELRRGREAGCTEALFTFGDDPDERYTAIHEELSGRGFESVQDYLRAGAEWALDAGLLPHGNPGEQTREELAAVADVMASMGVMLETTADVPAHAGPRGKSPADRLRTIRAAGELSVPFTTGILVGIGEDWRDRAESLLAIRALHERHGHIQEVIVQPVTRNERWQGEEPGTETLRRVVAMARTALPPAVAVQIPPNLTAVEPLLRAGADDLGGVSPVTVDHVNPEAAWPAFRDLAATVESMDIALHERLPVRERFLPSSGLENEWIGEPVGRVLYGDTPAGRHYRAIIGDTDGPRT, encoded by the coding sequence GTGTTTCCCGCGGCCGGCCTCGATCTGTCGATCGACCAGTCGGCAGTCGAGTCGCTGCTGGCGGTCGAGCCCACGGCGGTCGACCCGCCCGAAACCGTGACTGTCGCCCGGAACGTCTTTCTCCCACTGACGACGGCCTGTCGGTACGCCTGTGGCTACTGCACCTTCTACGATCCGCCGGGGGCGGCCGATCTGCTGGACCCGGAGGCGGTCCGCTCGGAACTTCGTCGCGGCCGCGAGGCGGGCTGTACGGAGGCGCTTTTCACCTTCGGCGACGACCCGGACGAGCGGTACACGGCGATCCACGAGGAACTCTCCGGCCGCGGCTTCGAGTCCGTCCAGGACTACCTTCGGGCCGGTGCTGAGTGGGCCCTCGACGCTGGCTTGCTCCCGCATGGCAACCCGGGCGAGCAGACTCGCGAGGAACTGGCTGCGGTGGCCGACGTCATGGCCAGCATGGGCGTGATGCTCGAAACGACGGCCGACGTGCCGGCCCACGCCGGGCCGCGGGGCAAATCGCCGGCCGATCGACTCCGGACGATTCGCGCCGCGGGCGAACTGTCGGTCCCGTTCACCACCGGCATCCTCGTGGGGATCGGCGAGGACTGGCGCGACCGCGCCGAGAGTCTGCTCGCGATTCGAGCCCTTCACGAACGGCACGGCCACATTCAGGAGGTGATCGTCCAGCCGGTGACCCGGAACGAGCGCTGGCAGGGCGAGGAACCCGGAACGGAAACGCTCAGACGGGTCGTCGCGATGGCTCGAACGGCACTCCCCCCGGCGGTTGCCGTCCAGATCCCGCCGAACCTCACGGCCGTCGAACCCCTCCTTCGGGCCGGCGCGGACGACCTGGGCGGGGTGTCCCCGGTGACGGTCGATCACGTGAACCCCGAGGCCGCCTGGCCCGCGTTCCGGGACCTGGCGGCGACCGTCGAGTCCATGGACATCGCGCTTCACGAACGGCTGCCGGTCCGCGAGCGATTCCTTCCCTCGTCCGGACTCGAAAACGAGTGGATCGGCGAGCCCGTGGGGCGGGTGCTCTACGGTGATACCCCTGCTGGCCGGCACTATCGCGCCATCATCGGCGACACGGACGGCCCGCGAACCTAG
- the cofH gene encoding 7,8-didemethyl-8-hydroxy-5-deazariboflavin synthase subunit CofH, which translates to MGDGPTLPTGVPREQFDFEIRPETDQSFENALARARAGDRLTIADAIELLTTGSDRRGIDPERLEAVVTAADRRREEVVGESVTFVANLNNNVTTACDTGCLFCNYRDSAHTFETGYGGDERGYTRTPAQSRSLVLDAVRRGVSEVTTVSGLHPALALDDEHREILAAESGPSYRPPAAYRTDPGTYAEQLRAMSVDGLHVHSMTPEEADHARRGTDWDFETVYRRLSEAGLDSVPGTAAEILIEEVREVICPGKIDTQGWLDAMRGAAAAGLPMTATMLYGHVENEAHRARHLARIRELQDRTGAITEFVPLSFVHHDTPLARRGLVSGGATLAEDRLVVAVARLFLDNVEHVQASWVKHGDDLAKTLLAGGADDLSGTLLAESITSRAGGDHGEFRSVAALVDLIDDLDRVPVERSTDYERRHRIDPERERPGPVLGPLADGTPLLAPGETVPKP; encoded by the coding sequence ATGGGAGACGGGCCCACGCTGCCGACCGGTGTCCCCCGCGAGCAGTTCGACTTCGAAATCCGCCCGGAGACCGACCAGTCCTTCGAGAACGCCCTGGCCCGGGCCCGTGCCGGGGACCGGCTCACCATCGCCGATGCGATCGAGTTGCTAACCACCGGCTCCGATCGGCGGGGCATCGACCCCGAACGCCTCGAAGCGGTTGTCACCGCCGCCGACCGCCGCCGCGAGGAAGTCGTCGGCGAGTCGGTCACCTTCGTCGCGAACCTCAACAACAACGTCACCACTGCCTGTGACACGGGCTGTCTGTTCTGCAACTATCGTGACAGCGCCCACACCTTCGAGACCGGCTATGGAGGCGACGAGCGTGGCTACACCCGCACGCCGGCCCAATCCCGGTCGCTCGTGCTGGACGCCGTTCGGCGCGGGGTCTCGGAAGTCACCACCGTGAGCGGGCTGCATCCCGCCCTCGCGCTCGACGACGAGCACCGGGAGATCCTGGCGGCCGAATCCGGACCCTCCTACCGGCCGCCCGCAGCCTATCGCACCGATCCGGGGACCTACGCCGAGCAACTCCGGGCCATGTCCGTCGACGGGCTCCACGTCCACTCGATGACTCCCGAAGAGGCCGATCACGCCCGTCGCGGGACCGACTGGGACTTCGAGACGGTCTACCGCCGGCTCAGCGAGGCGGGCCTCGATTCGGTCCCCGGCACCGCCGCCGAGATCCTAATCGAGGAAGTCCGGGAGGTCATCTGCCCCGGGAAGATCGACACCCAGGGCTGGCTCGACGCGATGCGTGGCGCCGCGGCCGCTGGTCTGCCGATGACCGCGACGATGCTGTACGGACACGTCGAAAACGAGGCACATCGAGCCAGACATCTCGCCCGGATCCGTGAGTTACAGGACCGGACGGGAGCCATCACCGAGTTCGTCCCGCTCTCCTTTGTCCATCACGACACCCCGCTCGCGAGGCGAGGCCTGGTTTCGGGCGGTGCCACGCTGGCCGAAGACCGCCTCGTCGTGGCCGTCGCCCGACTCTTCCTGGACAACGTCGAGCACGTCCAGGCCTCCTGGGTAAAACACGGCGACGACCTGGCGAAGACACTACTTGCGGGTGGGGCTGATGACCTCTCGGGCACGCTCCTCGCGGAGTCGATCACCAGTCGCGCTGGCGGGGACCACGGCGAGTTCCGCTCGGTCGCGGCCCTGGTCGATCTGATCGACGACCTCGATCGCGTGCCGGTCGAGCGCTCGACGGACTACGAGCGCCGCCACCGGATCGACCCGGAGCGCGAGCGGCCCGGCCCAGTGTTGGGCCCGCTCGCGGACGGAACACCGCTTCTGGCCCCGGGCGAGACGGTTCCCAAGCCCTAG
- a CDS encoding phosphoribosylaminoimidazolesuccinocarboxamide synthase, whose amino-acid sequence MTSVKDIRVETPASEGTLGQGAFVFSDDYSVFDWGRMPDEIPRKGASLCAMGAYNFERLEEAGVSTHYRGVIEDGEVLPLAAVEEPPTEMAIDLAQVPDLPHSEAGYDYEAYHAAGGPMVVPLEIVFRNVVPPGSSLRRRTKPADHGLEYDTWPAETVSLEEPIVEFSTKYEKQDRYLDREAAAQIAGPASIDTLEDCARTVNRVISERADRVGLTHQDGKIECVYHDGAVLVADVAGTFDENRFSSDGIQLSKEVIRQYYRRTDSEWVEAVKEAKDEALASADPDWRESVEISPKPLPEHVLRHVSNMYAAGANTYLGRDLFDAPPLETVLDHLRSL is encoded by the coding sequence ATGACCAGCGTCAAGGACATCCGGGTCGAGACACCGGCCTCGGAGGGGACTCTCGGGCAGGGGGCGTTCGTCTTCAGCGACGACTATTCGGTTTTCGACTGGGGGCGGATGCCGGACGAGATACCCCGGAAAGGGGCGAGTCTCTGTGCGATGGGCGCGTACAACTTCGAGCGCCTGGAGGAGGCCGGCGTTTCGACTCACTATCGCGGCGTGATCGAGGACGGCGAGGTACTGCCACTCGCGGCCGTCGAGGAACCGCCGACCGAGATGGCGATCGATCTGGCCCAGGTTCCGGACCTGCCACACTCCGAGGCGGGCTACGATTACGAGGCCTATCACGCGGCCGGTGGCCCCATGGTCGTGCCGCTGGAGATCGTCTTTCGAAACGTCGTCCCGCCCGGATCGAGCCTGCGGCGCCGGACGAAGCCGGCCGATCACGGCCTCGAGTACGACACCTGGCCCGCGGAGACCGTCTCACTCGAGGAGCCAATCGTCGAGTTCTCGACCAAATACGAGAAGCAGGACCGCTACCTGGACCGCGAAGCGGCCGCGCAAATCGCTGGCCCGGCGAGCATCGACACACTCGAGGACTGTGCCCGGACGGTCAACCGCGTGATTTCGGAGCGGGCCGATCGAGTCGGGCTCACCCACCAGGACGGCAAGATCGAGTGTGTCTATCACGACGGCGCGGTGCTGGTCGCGGACGTGGCCGGCACCTTCGACGAGAACCGGTTCAGTTCGGACGGCATCCAGCTCTCCAAGGAGGTCATCCGCCAGTACTACCGCCGGACCGATTCGGAGTGGGTCGAGGCCGTCAAGGAAGCCAAGGACGAGGCTCTGGCGAGTGCGGACCCGGACTGGCGCGAATCAGTCGAGATCTCGCCCAAACCGCTGCCCGAACACGTGCTCCGGCACGTCTCGAACATGTACGCGGCCGGCGCGAACACCTATCTCGGCCGGGACCTCTTCGACGCGCCACCCCTGGAGACGGTTCTGGATCACCTCCGCTCGCTGTAG
- the purS gene encoding phosphoribosylformylglycinamidine synthase subunit PurS, translating into MSAYTATVTVRLKRGVLDPEATTTQRALERLGFELEDLRSADQYHIDLDAANADAAEDRAAEMAERLLANPTIHDYTVEIAER; encoded by the coding sequence ATGAGCGCCTACACCGCCACGGTGACGGTTCGTCTCAAGCGGGGCGTGCTCGACCCGGAGGCGACCACGACCCAGCGCGCCCTCGAACGCCTGGGCTTCGAACTGGAGGACCTCCGCTCGGCCGATCAGTACCACATCGACCTGGACGCCGCGAACGCCGACGCCGCCGAGGATCGCGCCGCGGAGATGGCCGAACGGCTCCTGGCGAACCCCACGATTCACGATTACACGGTGGAGATCGCCGAGCGATGA
- the purQ gene encoding phosphoribosylformylglycinamidine synthase I — translation MTVAIVRFGGSNCDRDAARALDSLDIDNEIVWHEDGLPADTTGVMLPGGFSYGDYLRAGAMAARAPIMQAVKEQAEAGVPVLGICNGAQIGCEASLTPGAFTTNESARFQCEHVHVRVENADTRWTRAYEEGQVLELPIAHAEGRFEISEDALADLQAADRILFRYSTPDGEITPEANPNGSTDNVAGILGERENVAVLMPHPERAALSDIGGTDGRGILAGFASATVPQ, via the coding sequence ATGACCGTGGCAATCGTCCGGTTCGGCGGGTCGAACTGCGACCGGGACGCCGCCCGCGCGCTTGACTCCCTGGACATCGACAACGAGATCGTCTGGCACGAGGACGGCCTCCCCGCGGACACGACCGGCGTGATGCTTCCGGGCGGCTTCTCCTACGGTGACTATCTCCGGGCGGGCGCGATGGCCGCCCGCGCCCCGATCATGCAGGCCGTCAAGGAGCAGGCCGAGGCTGGCGTGCCCGTCCTGGGCATCTGTAACGGGGCCCAGATCGGCTGCGAGGCGAGTCTCACGCCGGGAGCCTTCACGACGAACGAGAGCGCCCGCTTCCAGTGTGAACACGTCCACGTTCGCGTGGAGAACGCCGACACCCGGTGGACCCGGGCCTACGAGGAGGGTCAGGTCCTCGAACTCCCGATCGCCCACGCCGAGGGCCGCTTTGAGATCAGCGAGGACGCCCTGGCGGATCTTCAGGCCGCGGACCGGATCCTCTTCCGATACTCGACCCCCGACGGCGAAATCACTCCCGAAGCGAATCCGAACGGCTCGACTGACAACGTCGCTGGCATTCTCGGCGAGCGCGAAAACGTGGCTGTGCTGATGCCCCATCCCGAACGGGCCGCACTCTCGGATATCGGCGGGACCGATGGGCGGGGTATTCTTGCGGGCTTTGCCTCTGCTACCGTTCCACAGTGA